A genomic window from Chloroflexi bacterium ADurb.Bin180 includes:
- the ppiB gene encoding putative peptidyl-prolyl cis-trans isomerase: MAKSRRTRQLPEVAPQPRTTNRWLLVGVVLLVLLAMLILALTRPKLAPKETVLPEQVATKRYASAPPMTIDVKKHYTATVEMAKGGKFEIQLFPDKAPITVNSFVFLARDGYFDGVTFHRVLDGFMAQGGDPTGTGRGGPGYQFVNEDSDLKFDKAGVVAMANAGRNTNGSQFFITFAPQSYLNGGYTIFGQVVSGMDVVNGLRRRDPDDRPTYNGDAIRTITIQEK; the protein is encoded by the coding sequence ATGGCCAAATCAAGACGCACCAGGCAGTTACCAGAGGTCGCCCCACAACCCAGGACCACCAACCGCTGGTTGTTGGTGGGAGTCGTCCTGCTGGTCCTGCTGGCCATGCTGATTCTGGCGCTGACTCGCCCCAAACTAGCACCGAAGGAGACTGTATTGCCAGAGCAAGTCGCCACCAAGCGGTACGCATCGGCGCCGCCGATGACCATCGACGTGAAGAAGCACTATACGGCCACGGTCGAGATGGCCAAGGGCGGCAAGTTTGAGATCCAGCTCTTCCCCGACAAGGCGCCCATCACGGTAAACAGCTTTGTCTTTCTGGCCAGGGACGGCTACTTTGACGGAGTGACCTTTCACCGGGTGCTGGACGGGTTCATGGCCCAGGGCGGCGATCCCACCGGAACGGGTCGCGGCGGGCCGGGCTACCAGTTCGTGAACGAAGACAGCGACCTGAAATTCGACAAGGCCGGAGTTGTAGCCATGGCCAATGCGGGCCGCAATACCAACGGCAGCCAGTTCTTTATCACCTTTGCCCCGCAGTCGTACCTCAACGGGGGCTATACCATCTTTGGCCAGGTGGTGAGCGGTATGGACGTCGTGAACGGCCTGCGCAGGCGCGATCCCGACGACAGGCCCACCTACAACGGCGATGCCATCCGCACGATCACCATACAGGAAAAGTAG
- the ywnH gene encoding putative phosphinothricin acetyltransferase YwnH, producing MADRVVPTRQGDVLIRAAREGDVEAYRELRLEALQNHPDAFGSDYATAAANPPEYWTERLKNAGSTAPAMFIARAEGQPVGLCGLARENRPKSRHSAELISLYVRSAWRGLGVGEALVKAALDWGSKHGVRIVKLAVVTQNCFAIRLYERCGFTPYGTEPEVIYLNGRLYDMILMYRRIDASASGAAVPETTGGEAAMLIRRSSDVAPVRYGNGVEKRVLLGPNQGAPHFVMRTIDVPPGQSSPWHKHEWEHEMFVLAGSGVAVREDGETAISVGDAILVPGNEMHSVKNTGTELLRFICMVPLSGEDNP from the coding sequence ATGGCCGACAGGGTGGTGCCCACGAGGCAGGGCGACGTCTTGATCCGTGCCGCGCGGGAGGGTGACGTCGAGGCCTACCGTGAGCTGCGCCTGGAGGCGCTGCAGAACCACCCCGACGCCTTTGGTTCGGACTATGCGACGGCGGCCGCGAATCCGCCGGAGTACTGGACCGAGCGCCTGAAGAACGCAGGAAGCACCGCGCCGGCGATGTTCATAGCCCGGGCGGAGGGTCAGCCCGTGGGGCTGTGCGGACTGGCGAGAGAGAACCGTCCCAAGAGCCGCCACAGCGCTGAGCTGATCAGCCTGTACGTGCGTTCGGCGTGGCGCGGGCTGGGAGTGGGAGAGGCGCTGGTCAAAGCGGCACTGGACTGGGGCAGCAAGCACGGCGTGCGCATCGTCAAGCTGGCCGTGGTGACACAGAACTGCTTCGCCATCCGGCTGTACGAGCGCTGCGGTTTTACGCCCTATGGCACGGAGCCAGAGGTCATCTATCTGAACGGCCGCCTGTACGACATGATCCTGATGTACCGCAGAATAGACGCGAGCGCCTCCGGCGCTGCTGTGCCGGAAACGACAGGAGGAGAAGCAGCGATGCTCATTCGACGCTCCAGCGATGTGGCCCCCGTTCGCTACGGAAACGGGGTTGAAAAGCGCGTGCTGCTCGGGCCCAACCAGGGCGCGCCCCATTTTGTGATGCGAACCATAGATGTTCCGCCAGGCCAATCGTCGCCCTGGCACAAGCACGAGTGGGAGCACGAGATGTTTGTGCTCGCGGGCAGCGGGGTGGCAGTGCGGGAGGATGGCGAGACAGCGATCAGCGTGGGGGATGCCATCTTGGTGCCGGGCAATGAGATGCACAGCGTGAAGAACACCGGCACTGAGCTGCTGCGCTTTATCTGCATGGTGCCGCTGAGCGGCGAAGACAACCCCTAG
- the mlhB gene encoding Monoterpene epsilon-lactone hydrolase, which yields MTTNKLSLRARLLRPIWSSVVAQVGRYDTVQELRAMQAGRAIKPQVPRGVTRETVLAGGVAAEWLVPEKAQRGVLFYLHGGAWTLGYYQPHRWMVAKMAQATERRALVLDYRLAPEHPFPAALDDCLAAYEWLLDQGARAQEIVIGGDSAGGNLTLAMLLALRDSRRPLPAAAVCLSPVTALVPPEGVELAPVDAPQVRDAGLPVEWAQNQLASYVGDNDPRQPLISPYYGHLRGLPPLLIQAGGNEWLREDAARFTAKAQEAGADVTLQVWPGMWHVWQILVGWMPEADRAVEEIAAFCRRQQAQGGGEGVKQAAKEDGTRQSRPSSGNSSEGTS from the coding sequence GTGACCACCAACAAACTCAGCTTGAGAGCGCGGCTCCTGCGCCCGATATGGAGCAGCGTAGTGGCGCAGGTCGGCCGCTACGACACGGTGCAGGAGCTGCGCGCGATGCAGGCTGGCCGCGCAATCAAGCCGCAGGTGCCACGCGGCGTAACCAGGGAGACAGTGTTGGCCGGCGGCGTGGCGGCGGAGTGGCTTGTCCCGGAGAAGGCGCAGCGCGGGGTGCTGTTCTACCTGCACGGCGGCGCATGGACCCTGGGCTACTATCAGCCGCATCGCTGGATGGTAGCGAAGATGGCTCAGGCCACGGAACGCAGGGCGCTGGTGCTGGACTATCGTCTGGCGCCGGAGCACCCCTTCCCGGCAGCGCTCGATGATTGCCTAGCGGCCTACGAGTGGCTGCTGGACCAGGGGGCGAGGGCACAGGAGATCGTCATTGGCGGTGATTCGGCCGGGGGGAACCTGACACTGGCCATGCTGCTGGCCCTGCGCGATAGCCGGCGGCCGCTGCCAGCGGCGGCGGTGTGCCTCTCACCGGTGACGGCGCTGGTGCCACCGGAGGGGGTAGAGCTGGCGCCAGTCGATGCGCCGCAGGTTCGCGATGCCGGGCTCCCAGTGGAATGGGCGCAGAACCAGCTCGCCTCGTACGTGGGCGACAACGACCCGCGCCAGCCGCTGATCTCGCCGTACTATGGCCACCTGCGGGGCCTGCCGCCGCTGCTTATCCAGGCCGGGGGCAACGAATGGCTGAGAGAGGACGCGGCGCGGTTCACGGCGAAGGCTCAAGAGGCAGGAGCAGACGTCACGTTGCAGGTGTGGCCCGGGATGTGGCACGTGTGGCAGATCCTGGTCGGGTGGATGCCCGAGGCTGACCGGGCGGTGGAGGAGATCGCCGCGTTTTGCCGCCGGCAGCAGGCGCAGGGCGGTGGCGAGGGGGTGAAGCAGGCAGCGAAAGAGGATGGAACACGACAGAGTCGGCCGTCGTCTGGCAACAGTAGTGAAGGCACGTCTTGA